Proteins from a genomic interval of Lysobacter stagni:
- the sucB gene encoding dihydrolipoyllysine-residue succinyltransferase: MSTEIKVPVLPESVSDATIATWHKKVGDAVKRDENIVDLETDKVVLEVPSPVDGVIKEIKFKEGDTVTSQQLIAVVEEGAAAAAAAPTAAKIDAKNDAAAKDVAAPVQPKAAAEAPKAAGSVEQLPPGARFTAVTQGIDPSQVEGTGRRGAVTKEDLVNYASGKTGGVAGGARPEERVPMTRIRARIAERLMQSKNSIAMLTSFNEVNLGKVMAMRKELGEQFEKTNGIKLGFMSFFAKAAANALQKYPVVNASVDGSDIIYHGYADISIAVSTEKGLVTPVLRNVERMGFADIEKGIADYAKKARDGKLGLDDLQGGTFTITNGGTFGSLMSTPIVNPPQSAILGMHAIKERAIVENGQVIAAPMMYIALSYDHRIIDGKEAVLFLVDIKNQLENPHRMLLGM, encoded by the coding sequence ATGAGCACCGAGATCAAAGTCCCCGTTCTGCCCGAGTCCGTCTCCGACGCCACCATCGCGACCTGGCACAAGAAGGTCGGCGACGCCGTCAAGCGCGACGAGAACATCGTCGACCTGGAGACCGACAAGGTCGTGCTCGAGGTGCCCTCGCCCGTCGACGGCGTGATCAAGGAAATCAAGTTCAAGGAAGGCGACACCGTCACCAGCCAGCAGCTGATCGCCGTCGTCGAGGAAGGCGCTGCCGCCGCCGCAGCGGCGCCGACCGCCGCGAAGATCGACGCCAAGAACGACGCCGCCGCCAAGGACGTCGCCGCACCGGTGCAGCCCAAGGCCGCCGCCGAAGCGCCGAAGGCCGCCGGCAGTGTCGAACAGCTGCCGCCAGGTGCGCGCTTCACCGCCGTCACCCAGGGCATCGATCCGTCGCAGGTCGAAGGCACCGGCCGTCGCGGCGCGGTGACCAAGGAAGACCTGGTCAACTACGCCTCGGGCAAGACCGGCGGCGTCGCCGGTGGCGCGCGTCCGGAAGAGCGCGTGCCGATGACCCGCATCCGCGCGCGCATCGCCGAGCGCCTGATGCAGTCGAAGAACTCCATCGCCATGCTCACCTCGTTCAACGAGGTCAACCTGGGCAAGGTCATGGCCATGCGCAAGGAGCTGGGCGAGCAGTTCGAGAAGACCAACGGCATCAAGCTGGGCTTCATGAGCTTCTTCGCCAAGGCCGCCGCCAACGCGCTGCAGAAGTACCCGGTGGTCAACGCCTCGGTCGATGGCAGCGACATCATCTACCACGGCTACGCCGACATCTCGATCGCCGTGTCGACCGAGAAGGGCCTGGTCACGCCGGTGCTGCGCAACGTCGAACGCATGGGCTTCGCCGACATCGAGAAGGGCATCGCCGACTACGCCAAGAAGGCGCGCGACGGCAAGCTGGGCCTGGACGACCTGCAGGGCGGCACCTTCACCATCACCAACGGCGGCACCTTCGGTTCGCTGATGTCCACGCCGATCGTCAACCCGCCGCAGAGCGCCATCCTGGGCATGCATGCCATCAAGGAGCGCGCGATCGTCGAGAACGGCCAGGTCATCGCCGCGCCGATGATGTACATCGCGCTGTCCTACGACCACCGCATCATCGACGGCAAGGAAGCGGTGCTGTTCCTGGTCGACATCAAGAACCAGCTCGAGAACCCGCACCGCATGCTGCTGGGCATGTAA
- a CDS encoding 2-oxoglutarate dehydrogenase E1 component translates to MDSLLKQFSQSSQLGANAAFVEDLYEQYLVSPDSVDPKWKAYFDGFKGREAGDVPHSAVIDQIAEAGRLAARGVVAVAAGAGDERERQVGRLITAYRSRGHLGANIDPLGLWQKPEAPDLELAFHQLTNNDLNAEFSTGGVGGFDRMKLGDLLGLLKATYTGPIGAEFMHIADAEQRRWLYDRLEKAGGKFGRSADDKKRILERLTAADGLERYLGTKYVGQKRFSLEGGDALIPLMDTTIRRAGENGAKDVVIGMAHRGRLNVLINTLGKPPRHLFDEFEGKFEHVHSDLAHQGDVKYHMGFSADVATPGGPVHLALAFNPSHLEIVDPVVVGSVRSRQTRRGENATQQVLPILIHGDAAFAGQGVVMELFQMSQARGFRVGGTVHIVINNQVGFTTSAMQDARSTLYCTDVAKMVGAPVLHVNGDDPEAVVFCAELALDFRNKFGKDVVIDLVCYRRHGHNEADEPAATQPVMYQVIRKHKTPRELYAAKLVAEGTLTADAAQALVDGYRQKLDDGAVTTEVVEVKPDEFTIDWSKYLSGKLTDPVDTTFDRKKLDKLATVINDVPADLKLHPRVAKIYEDRRKMAAGELGGDWGFAENLAYATLLDEGYKLRLVGQDCGRGTFFHRHAILHEQTNDEYVLPLRRLVKNPSDVTIIDSLLSEEAVMGFEYGYATADPMTLDIWEAQFGDFANGAQVVIDQFLSSGEAKWGRLCGLALFLPHGYEGQGPEHSSARLERFLQLCALENMIVCTPTTPAQAYHMIRRQMRMTTRKPLVVMTPKSLLRHKLAVSTLDDLAKGEFQHLIPDASADVKKVKRVVFCGGKVYYDLLEEQQKQGLDNVAIVRIEQLYPFPRALLTAELKRFKNATDVVWCQEEPQNQGAWYQIRHHLAACLQSGQTLHYAGRARSPSPAAGHLADHVAEQTALVADALKNPLRGEITAE, encoded by the coding sequence GTGGACAGTCTCCTGAAGCAGTTCTCCCAGTCCTCCCAGCTCGGCGCCAATGCCGCTTTCGTCGAAGACCTGTACGAGCAGTACCTGGTTTCTCCCGACAGTGTCGACCCCAAATGGAAGGCCTACTTCGATGGCTTCAAGGGTCGCGAAGCCGGTGACGTTCCCCACTCCGCGGTCATCGACCAGATCGCCGAAGCCGGTCGCCTGGCCGCGCGCGGCGTGGTCGCCGTGGCCGCCGGTGCCGGCGACGAACGCGAGCGCCAGGTCGGACGCCTGATCACCGCCTACCGTTCGCGCGGCCACCTGGGCGCCAACATCGACCCGCTGGGCCTGTGGCAGAAGCCGGAGGCGCCGGACCTGGAGCTGGCGTTCCATCAGCTCACCAACAACGACCTCAACGCCGAGTTCAGCACCGGCGGCGTGGGCGGCTTCGACCGCATGAAGCTGGGCGACCTGCTCGGCCTGCTCAAGGCCACCTACACCGGCCCGATCGGCGCGGAGTTCATGCACATCGCCGACGCCGAGCAGCGTCGCTGGCTCTACGACCGCCTCGAAAAGGCCGGCGGCAAGTTCGGCCGCAGCGCCGACGACAAGAAGCGCATCCTCGAGCGCCTCACCGCGGCCGATGGCCTGGAACGCTACCTGGGCACGAAGTACGTCGGCCAGAAGCGCTTCTCGCTGGAAGGCGGCGACGCCCTGATTCCGCTGATGGACACCACCATCCGCCGCGCCGGCGAAAACGGCGCCAAGGACGTGGTCATCGGCATGGCCCACCGCGGCCGCCTCAACGTGCTCATCAACACGCTCGGCAAGCCGCCGCGCCATCTGTTCGACGAGTTCGAAGGCAAGTTCGAGCACGTCCACAGCGACCTGGCCCACCAGGGTGACGTGAAGTACCACATGGGCTTCTCCGCCGACGTCGCCACCCCTGGCGGCCCGGTGCACCTGGCGCTGGCGTTCAACCCGTCGCACCTGGAAATCGTCGACCCGGTGGTCGTCGGTTCCGTCCGTTCGCGCCAGACCCGCCGCGGCGAGAACGCCACGCAGCAGGTGCTGCCGATCCTGATCCACGGCGACGCCGCGTTCGCCGGCCAGGGCGTGGTGATGGAGCTGTTCCAGATGTCGCAGGCGCGCGGTTTCCGCGTCGGCGGCACGGTGCACATCGTCATCAACAACCAGGTGGGCTTCACCACCAGCGCCATGCAGGACGCGCGCTCCACGCTGTACTGCACCGACGTGGCCAAGATGGTCGGCGCGCCGGTGCTGCACGTGAACGGCGACGACCCGGAAGCGGTGGTGTTCTGCGCCGAACTGGCGCTGGATTTCCGCAACAAGTTCGGCAAGGACGTGGTCATCGACCTGGTCTGCTACCGCCGCCACGGCCACAACGAGGCCGACGAGCCGGCAGCCACCCAGCCGGTGATGTACCAGGTCATCCGCAAGCACAAGACGCCGCGCGAACTGTACGCCGCCAAGCTGGTGGCCGAAGGCACGCTCACCGCCGACGCCGCCCAGGCGCTGGTCGACGGCTACCGCCAGAAGCTCGACGACGGCGCGGTCACCACCGAAGTGGTGGAAGTGAAGCCGGACGAGTTCACCATCGACTGGTCGAAGTACCTGTCGGGCAAGCTCACCGATCCGGTCGACACCACGTTCGATCGCAAGAAGCTGGACAAGCTCGCCACCGTCATCAACGACGTGCCGGCCGACCTCAAGCTGCATCCGCGCGTGGCCAAGATCTACGAGGACCGCCGCAAGATGGCCGCCGGCGAACTCGGCGGCGACTGGGGCTTTGCCGAGAACCTCGCCTACGCGACGCTGCTCGACGAAGGCTACAAGCTGCGTCTGGTCGGCCAGGACTGCGGCCGCGGCACGTTCTTCCACCGCCACGCGATCCTGCACGAGCAGACCAACGACGAGTACGTGTTGCCGCTGCGTCGTCTGGTCAAGAACCCGAGTGATGTCACCATCATCGACTCGCTGCTCAGCGAGGAAGCGGTGATGGGCTTCGAGTACGGCTACGCCACCGCCGATCCCATGACGCTGGACATCTGGGAAGCGCAGTTCGGCGACTTCGCCAACGGCGCGCAGGTGGTGATCGACCAGTTCCTGTCCTCGGGCGAAGCCAAGTGGGGTCGCCTGTGCGGACTGGCGCTGTTCCTGCCGCATGGCTACGAAGGCCAGGGTCCGGAGCACAGCTCCGCGCGCCTTGAACGCTTCCTGCAGCTGTGCGCACTGGAGAACATGATCGTCTGCACGCCGACCACGCCGGCGCAGGCCTACCACATGATCCGCCGCCAGATGCGCATGACCACGCGCAAGCCGCTGGTGGTGATGACGCCCAAGTCGCTGCTGCGCCACAAGCTCGCGGTGTCCACGCTGGACGACCTGGCCAAGGGCGAATTCCAGCACCTGATCCCGGATGCGTCGGCCGACGTGAAGAAGGTCAAGCGCGTCGTCTTCTGCGGCGGCAAGGTCTACTACGACCTGCTGGAAGAACAGCAGAAGCAGGGCCTGGACAACGTCGCCATCGTGCGCATCGAACAGCTGTATCCGTTCCCGCGCGCACTGCTGACGGCCGAACTGAAGCGCTTCAAGAACGCCACCGACGTCGTGTGGTGCCAGGAAGAGCCGCAGAACCAGGGCGCGTGGTACCAGATCCGCCACCACCTGGCAGCCTGCCTGCAGTCCGGCCAGACGCTGCACTACGCCGGTCGCGCGCGTTCGCCGTCGCCGGCCGCCGGTCACCTCGCCGACCACGTCGCCGAGCAGACCGCGCTGGTCGCCGACGCTCTGAAGAACCCGCTGCGCGGCGAGATCACTGCCGAATAA
- a CDS encoding GNAT family N-acetyltransferase has protein sequence MSAAPDTPLPFQVEAIAFADGLSDLRAVRDVVFVQEQGVPVELERDALDPLCHHVIARDDQGRPIGTGRLTPDRRIGRMAVLGEWRNRGVGEGLLKALLAQARALGWPEVTLHAQVPAMAFYARQGFLPYGERFVEAGLDHQSMRLALDAINPVPSREAGLAALLGVIDGARRQVLLYSRDLDPGLLDQPEALKALRRFAVGGGEVRILLQDPAAPQRAVAPLLGLAQRLTTAFTLRAIEEPVDADYPSAYAVNDRGGWYFRPLGHRFDGETRLDGESRARQLRMHFEPVWERARPCTEYRALGL, from the coding sequence ATGAGCGCCGCACCCGACACGCCGCTTCCGTTCCAGGTCGAAGCCATCGCTTTCGCCGATGGGCTGTCCGACCTGCGCGCCGTACGCGACGTGGTCTTCGTGCAGGAACAGGGCGTGCCGGTGGAACTGGAGCGCGACGCGCTCGACCCGCTGTGCCATCACGTCATCGCCCGCGACGACCAGGGCCGCCCCATCGGCACCGGCCGGCTGACCCCGGACCGGCGCATCGGCCGGATGGCGGTGCTGGGCGAGTGGCGCAACCGTGGTGTCGGCGAGGGGCTGCTCAAGGCGCTGCTGGCACAGGCACGCGCCCTGGGCTGGCCCGAAGTCACCCTGCACGCCCAGGTCCCGGCGATGGCGTTCTATGCCCGGCAGGGCTTCCTGCCGTATGGCGAGCGCTTCGTCGAGGCGGGCCTGGACCATCAGTCGATGCGGCTGGCCCTGGACGCGATCAACCCCGTGCCCAGCCGCGAGGCCGGCCTGGCGGCCCTGTTGGGGGTGATCGACGGCGCCCGCCGGCAGGTCCTGCTCTACAGCCGCGACCTGGACCCGGGCCTGCTCGACCAGCCCGAAGCGCTGAAGGCGCTGCGCCGGTTCGCGGTGGGCGGCGGCGAGGTCCGGATCCTGCTGCAGGACCCGGCCGCGCCACAGCGGGCCGTCGCGCCCCTGCTCGGACTGGCCCAGCGCCTGACCACGGCCTTCACGCTGCGTGCGATCGAGGAGCCGGTGGACGCCGACTACCCCTCCGCCTACGCGGTCAACGACCGGGGCGGCTGGTATTTCCGCCCGTTGGGCCACCGTTTCGACGGCGAGACGCGCCTGGACGGCGAATCGCGTGCACGCCAACTGCGCATGCATTTCGAGCCCGTCTGGGAGCGCGCCCGCCCCTGCACCGAATACCGCGCGCTGGGGCTGTGA
- a CDS encoding VOC family protein — MKLLVNIDVDDLARAEAFYTNAFGLRPARRFGDAVVELLGADAPLYLLRKDSGTAGAADSLRDYARHWTPIHCDVVVEDLDAALARALAAGARQEGAIREASWGRIVTVADPFGHGWCLLQFLGRGYDEIAT; from the coding sequence ATGAAGCTGCTGGTCAACATCGACGTCGACGATCTCGCCCGCGCCGAAGCGTTCTACACGAACGCCTTCGGCCTGCGGCCGGCACGCCGTTTCGGCGATGCCGTCGTCGAGCTGCTGGGCGCCGATGCTCCCCTCTACCTCCTGCGCAAGGACTCCGGCACTGCCGGTGCCGCCGATTCCCTGCGCGATTACGCACGACACTGGACGCCGATCCACTGTGATGTCGTCGTCGAGGACCTGGACGCCGCACTGGCCCGGGCACTCGCCGCCGGCGCGCGGCAGGAAGGCGCCATCCGCGAAGCCAGCTGGGGCCGGATCGTCACCGTTGCCGATCCGTTCGGTCACGGCTGGTGCCTGCTGCAGTTCCTCGGACGCGGCTACGACGAGATCGCCACATGA
- the purB gene encoding adenylosuccinate lyase — MSVEAQLLALSPLDGRYAGKVDALRPIFSEYGLIKARVKVEVEWLLALADEPGIVELKPFSAAAAARLRALADDLSPADAARVKEIERTTNHDVKAVEYLIKERLKDDAELGPALEFVHFACTSEDINNLSYALMLNQARQYVLLPKLDELIQKLRAMAHEYAALPMLSRTHGQTASPTTVGKELANVVARLQRQGETLAAARMPGKINGAVGNYNAHVVSYPDVDWPAFSERFVHSLGLNWQPYTTQIEPHDGIAEICDAQRRIDTIAIDLCRDVWGYISLGYFKQAVKAGEVGSSTMPHKVNPIDFENAEGNFGIANALFEHFAAKLPISRWQRDLTDSTVLRALGTAFGHALIGFDALQRGLGKLSANPQRLADDLDAAWEVLAEAVQTVMRRHGLPNPYEQLKALTRGQGINETSMREFIGSLDLPAADKRRLLEMTPGSYVGLAERLAREI; from the coding sequence ATGTCCGTAGAAGCCCAGCTGCTCGCCCTCTCTCCGCTCGACGGCCGTTACGCCGGCAAGGTCGACGCGCTCCGCCCCATCTTTTCCGAGTACGGCCTGATCAAGGCGCGCGTGAAAGTGGAAGTGGAATGGCTGCTGGCGCTGGCCGACGAGCCGGGCATCGTCGAACTCAAGCCCTTCTCCGCCGCGGCCGCCGCGCGCCTGCGTGCCCTGGCCGACGACCTTTCGCCGGCCGATGCGGCACGCGTGAAGGAGATCGAGCGCACCACCAACCACGACGTCAAGGCCGTGGAGTACCTCATCAAGGAGCGCCTGAAGGACGACGCCGAACTCGGCCCGGCGCTGGAGTTCGTGCACTTCGCCTGCACCTCCGAGGACATCAACAACCTCAGCTACGCCCTGATGCTCAACCAGGCGCGCCAGTACGTGCTGCTGCCGAAGCTGGACGAGCTGATCCAGAAACTGCGCGCGATGGCGCACGAGTACGCCGCGCTGCCCATGCTCTCGCGCACGCACGGCCAGACCGCTTCGCCGACCACGGTCGGCAAGGAACTGGCCAACGTCGTCGCACGCCTGCAGCGCCAGGGCGAGACGCTGGCCGCCGCGCGCATGCCGGGCAAGATCAACGGCGCGGTGGGCAACTACAACGCGCACGTGGTGTCGTACCCGGACGTGGACTGGCCGGCGTTCTCCGAGCGTTTCGTGCATTCGCTGGGCCTGAACTGGCAGCCGTACACCACGCAGATCGAGCCGCACGACGGGATCGCCGAGATCTGCGATGCCCAGCGCCGCATCGACACCATCGCCATCGACCTGTGCCGCGACGTGTGGGGCTACATCTCGCTGGGCTATTTCAAACAGGCCGTGAAGGCAGGCGAAGTCGGCTCCTCGACCATGCCACACAAGGTCAACCCGATCGACTTCGAGAATGCCGAAGGCAACTTCGGCATCGCCAACGCGTTGTTCGAGCACTTCGCCGCGAAGCTGCCGATCAGCCGCTGGCAGCGCGACCTCACCGACTCCACCGTGCTGCGCGCACTGGGCACCGCGTTCGGCCACGCGCTGATCGGCTTCGACGCCCTGCAGCGCGGCCTGGGCAAGCTCAGCGCCAATCCGCAGCGCCTGGCCGACGACCTGGACGCCGCATGGGAAGTGCTGGCCGAGGCCGTGCAGACGGTCATGCGCCGCCACGGCCTGCCCAATCCGTACGAACAGCTCAAGGCACTCACCCGCGGCCAGGGCATCAATGAAACCTCGATGCGCGAGTTCATCGGATCGCTCGATCTGCCCGCCGCCGACAAGCGACGCCTGCTCGAAATGACGCCCGGCAGCTACGTGGGCCTGGCCGAGCGGTTGGCGCGCGAGATCTGA
- a CDS encoding class II fumarate hydratase: protein MAKQASRRVSGFRTERDSMGELQVPAQALWGAQTQRAVQNFPISGRPMPREFIRALGLIKAAAAEVNGGLGLLGKGTSQAIRAAALAVAGGEHDAQFPIDVFQTGSGTSSNMNANEVIAALANASGKVAKAIHPNDHVNLGQSSNDVIPTAIRVGALIATTEQLLPALKHLRRAIEKQARALGKVTKTGRTHLMDAMPLTFAQEFGAWAAQLASAQARIEDALKRVRRLPIGGTAIGTGINADPRFGKGMARVLSSLAGTKFESAADKFEGIAAQDDAVELSGQLNALAVALMKIANDLRWMNSGPLAGLGEIELPALQPGSSIMPGKVNPVIPEATCMVCAQVMGHHTAITVAGQSGNFQLNVMLPLIAYDLLDSIGLLSNVMRLLADRAIDGLKARPERVREALDRNPILVTALNPLIGYEKAAAIAKQAYKEGRPVLDVAVEVSGLSAKELRRLLDPTALTRGGIHEGAGGGGG from the coding sequence ATGGCGAAGCAGGCCAGCCGCCGCGTCAGCGGCTTCCGTACCGAGCGCGACAGCATGGGCGAGTTGCAGGTCCCCGCTCAGGCGCTCTGGGGCGCGCAGACCCAGCGCGCCGTGCAGAACTTCCCGATTTCCGGACGGCCCATGCCGCGGGAATTCATCCGCGCGCTCGGCTTGATCAAGGCCGCCGCCGCCGAGGTCAACGGCGGGCTGGGTCTGCTCGGCAAAGGCACCTCGCAGGCGATCCGCGCCGCCGCGCTGGCCGTGGCCGGCGGTGAGCACGACGCGCAGTTTCCGATCGACGTCTTCCAGACCGGGTCGGGCACCTCCAGCAACATGAACGCCAACGAGGTGATCGCCGCGCTGGCCAATGCGAGCGGCAAGGTCGCCAAGGCCATCCATCCCAACGATCACGTGAACCTGGGGCAGAGCTCCAACGACGTGATCCCGACCGCGATCCGCGTCGGCGCGCTGATCGCCACTACCGAACAACTGCTCCCGGCCCTCAAGCACCTGCGCCGCGCCATCGAGAAGCAGGCCAGGGCGTTGGGCAAGGTCACCAAGACCGGCCGCACCCATCTGATGGACGCGATGCCACTGACGTTCGCGCAGGAATTCGGCGCGTGGGCCGCGCAACTGGCCTCGGCCCAGGCGCGCATCGAGGACGCACTCAAGCGGGTGCGGCGCCTGCCCATCGGCGGCACTGCCATCGGTACCGGCATCAACGCCGATCCGCGCTTCGGCAAGGGCATGGCCAGGGTCCTGTCGTCGCTGGCCGGGACGAAGTTCGAATCGGCCGCGGACAAGTTCGAGGGCATCGCCGCACAGGACGATGCTGTGGAGCTGTCGGGCCAGCTCAATGCACTGGCGGTGGCGCTGATGAAGATCGCCAACGACCTGCGCTGGATGAACTCCGGTCCGCTGGCGGGACTGGGCGAGATCGAATTGCCCGCGCTGCAACCGGGCAGTTCGATCATGCCGGGCAAGGTGAATCCGGTGATCCCGGAAGCGACCTGCATGGTGTGCGCGCAGGTGATGGGCCACCACACCGCGATCACCGTGGCGGGGCAAAGCGGCAACTTCCAGCTCAACGTAATGCTGCCGTTGATCGCCTACGACCTGCTGGACTCGATCGGCCTGCTGTCCAACGTGATGCGCCTGCTCGCCGACCGGGCCATCGACGGACTGAAGGCGCGGCCGGAGCGCGTACGCGAGGCGCTGGACCGCAACCCGATCCTGGTCACGGCGCTCAATCCCCTCATCGGCTACGAGAAGGCCGCGGCGATCGCCAAGCAGGCCTACAAGGAAGGACGTCCGGTGCTGGACGTGGCGGTGGAAGTGAGCGGGCTGTCGGCGAAGGAACTGCGCCGACTGCTGGACCCGACGGCGCTGACGCGTGGTGGCATCCACGAAGGGGCAGGTGGCGGAGGTGGGTGA
- a CDS encoding GDSL-type esterase/lipase family protein, producing the protein MRFASALFSFALLIGASLPASAADSVHATPDTMLIVGDSLSSAHRMAESDGWVALLSRKLAANGNTPPAIVNASRGGKTLTDALQELPPLLSQHHPRVVVLELGGNDAIMGATGPQIRRDLTRLIEMAQAQGARVAVLGFEVPPAFDKDGSADLLRDAYTAVAKEKQVILLPSLLAGISGDPTLLQDDGIHPNASAQPRVLDNAWPTLHAVLEDNATVVVPHASK; encoded by the coding sequence ATGCGTTTCGCATCTGCCCTCTTCTCATTCGCCCTTCTGATCGGCGCATCGCTGCCCGCATCGGCCGCCGATTCCGTCCACGCGACGCCCGACACGATGCTGATCGTGGGAGACAGCCTCAGCTCGGCGCACCGCATGGCGGAGTCGGATGGCTGGGTGGCCCTGCTCTCCCGCAAGCTCGCCGCGAACGGCAACACGCCGCCCGCGATCGTCAACGCCAGCCGCGGCGGCAAGACGCTCACCGACGCACTGCAGGAACTGCCGCCGCTTCTCTCGCAGCATCATCCGCGTGTGGTCGTGCTGGAACTGGGTGGCAACGACGCCATCATGGGCGCCACCGGTCCGCAGATCCGCCGCGATCTCACGCGCCTGATCGAGATGGCACAGGCACAGGGCGCTCGCGTCGCGGTGCTCGGTTTCGAGGTTCCGCCCGCCTTCGACAAGGACGGCTCGGCCGACCTCCTGCGCGACGCCTACACCGCCGTGGCGAAGGAGAAGCAGGTGATCCTGCTTCCGTCTCTGCTGGCCGGCATCTCCGGCGACCCCACGCTGTTGCAGGACGACGGCATCCATCCCAATGCCAGCGCCCAGCCGCGCGTACTGGACAACGCCTGGCCCACGCTCCATGCGGTGCTGGAAGACAACGCAACCGTCGTCGTCCCGCACGCATCCAAGTAG
- a CDS encoding ABC transporter ATP-binding protein, producing the protein MNAPVLQSSTSVVSARHLRKAYKNKLALDDTAFEIPAGRIVGLIGPNGAGKTTALKAILGLIPFEGELRVLGRDPRTERDALMRDVCFIADVAVLPRWIRVKEAIEFVAGVHPRFDRAKCERFLAHTQLKPQMRVRELSKGMIVQLHLALVMAIDARLLVLDEPTLGLDILYRKQFYQRLLEDYFDEEKTILVTTHQVEEIEHILTDVMFIRDGKVVLDNDMETLGERFTEVLVNGEKSADARALKPIDERALPFGKTVMLFDGIPREQLAGLGETRTPGLADLFVATMKGTYA; encoded by the coding sequence ATGAACGCCCCCGTCCTCCAGTCATCCACCTCGGTGGTCAGCGCGCGCCACCTGCGCAAGGCCTACAAGAACAAGCTCGCGCTGGACGACACCGCGTTCGAGATCCCCGCCGGCCGCATCGTCGGCCTGATCGGGCCCAACGGTGCCGGCAAGACCACCGCGCTCAAGGCCATCCTCGGGCTGATTCCGTTCGAAGGCGAGCTGCGCGTGCTGGGTCGCGACCCGCGTACCGAACGCGACGCGCTGATGCGCGATGTCTGCTTCATCGCCGACGTCGCGGTGCTGCCGCGCTGGATCCGCGTGAAGGAAGCCATCGAGTTCGTCGCCGGCGTGCACCCGCGCTTCGACCGCGCCAAGTGCGAACGCTTCCTCGCCCACACACAGCTCAAGCCGCAGATGCGCGTGCGCGAACTGTCCAAGGGCATGATCGTGCAGCTGCACCTGGCGCTGGTGATGGCCATCGACGCCCGCCTGCTGGTGCTGGACGAACCCACGCTGGGCCTGGACATCCTCTACCGCAAGCAGTTCTACCAGCGCCTGCTGGAGGACTACTTCGACGAGGAAAAGACCATCCTGGTCACCACGCACCAGGTCGAGGAGATCGAACACATCCTCACCGACGTGATGTTCATCCGCGACGGCAAGGTCGTGCTGGACAACGACATGGAAACGCTGGGCGAGCGCTTCACCGAAGTGCTGGTCAACGGAGAGAAGTCCGCCGATGCCCGCGCGCTCAAGCCGATCGACGAACGCGCCCTGCCCTTCGGCAAGACCGTGATGCTGTTCGACGGCATACCGCGCGAGCAGCTCGCCGGCCTGGGGGAAACCCGCACGCCGGGCCTGGCCGACCTGTTCGTCGCCACCATGAAGGGGACCTACGCATGA
- a CDS encoding GntR family transcriptional regulator — MTAIQWSDGAPIYRQLKERVIAMMLDGVLKPGDALPSVRQVAAEYQLNPITVSRAYQELADEALVEKRRGLGMYVTEEAAKKLLFNERERFLREEWPLVLERIMRLGLTADELLAPAKAGSP; from the coding sequence ATGACCGCTATCCAATGGAGCGACGGCGCTCCAATCTACCGCCAGCTCAAGGAGCGCGTCATCGCGATGATGCTCGACGGGGTTCTCAAGCCCGGCGATGCGCTTCCTTCGGTTCGCCAGGTTGCCGCCGAATACCAGCTCAATCCCATCACTGTCTCGCGCGCCTATCAGGAACTGGCGGACGAGGCTCTCGTCGAGAAACGCAGGGGTCTTGGCATGTACGTGACCGAAGAGGCCGCAAAGAAGCTGCTGTTCAACGAACGCGAACGTTTCCTGCGTGAAGAGTGGCCGCTGGTGCTGGAACGCATCATGCGTCTGGGCCTCACCGCGGACGAACTGCTCGCTCCCGCCAAGGCAGGTTCGCCATGA
- a CDS encoding glutathione peroxidase yields the protein MSPIQQTRKPFRFQHSVRWAVVSLLWVSACAFAATGLLEHSFRPLAGKEPVSLASTYSGDVLLVVNTASKCGYTPQFEALEALHAKYRDKGFAVLGFPSGDFKAQEFDDEKQIQAFCTLTYGVKFPMFEKVHVVGADATPLYRDLAKAAGEAPKWNFHKYLLGRDGRLIASYGSKVAPDDPQIVAAIERALATPEGKAR from the coding sequence ATGAGTCCGATTCAGCAAACCCGCAAACCCTTCCGTTTCCAGCATTCCGTGCGGTGGGCCGTCGTGTCTTTGCTCTGGGTGTCGGCTTGCGCGTTCGCGGCCACCGGATTGCTGGAGCACAGCTTCCGGCCGCTGGCGGGCAAGGAACCGGTGAGCCTGGCCTCCACCTACAGCGGCGACGTGCTGCTGGTGGTCAACACGGCCAGCAAGTGCGGATACACGCCGCAATTCGAAGCATTGGAAGCGCTGCACGCGAAGTACCGAGACAAGGGTTTTGCCGTGCTGGGCTTTCCCTCCGGCGACTTCAAGGCGCAGGAATTCGACGACGAGAAGCAGATCCAGGCGTTCTGCACGCTCACCTACGGCGTGAAATTCCCCATGTTCGAGAAGGTGCACGTGGTCGGCGCGGATGCCACGCCGCTGTATCGCGATCTGGCCAAGGCGGCCGGAGAGGCGCCGAAATGGAACTTCCACAAGTACCTGCTCGGCCGCGATGGCCGCCTGATCGCCAGCTACGGCAGCAAGGTCGCTCCGGACGATCCGCAGATCGTGGCCGCCATCGAGCGGGCGCTGGCCACACCAGAAGGCAAGGCCAGGTGA